CGGCATACCCTGTCAAGCTGCCATTTGAGCCTACAACCCGGTGACAAGGGATAATGATAGATATGGGATTATGCCCAACTGCCCCGCCTACCGCTTGACTTGACATGCTTTCCTTGTTCATCTTCGCCGCCATTTTTTTTGCAATGTCGCCATAAGTGATAACCTTGCCATATGGTATTTCACATAAAATATTCCATACTCCTTGACGAAACTTGCCGCCAACGGGAGCTAACGGCAATTCTGAAATGTCGGGCTTTTCACCCGCAAAGTATCTGTCCAACCATTTTTTAGTGGTGTCGAATATCGGCATGTCGTTGCTTTCTATCATATCTTCCAGTATAGTATCCCCGTGATACTTTTGTCCCTCAATCCATAAGCCAACAAGACTACTTCCGTCACACGCAAGTGTAATTATTCCTAAGGATGACGGATATGTTGCTCTATAATACATTTTATACCTCCTATAGTGTGTTCCAAAGGTTAACGGTGGCATAACTGCGCCACGGTCGCCATGCTGCTGCCATTTTCAATAATTCCTTTGCTGTGTAGGGCTGTAATGCCTTTTTTAAGCCCGCATCTGTTTCAAGGAAAGCGTCAGGCTATTCCATAGTACGCATAGCAATATATTGTGATGTCCAGCTTCCAATACCTCGAATAGCCATCAACTTTTCCCATCAAAGCGAGCGTCTTTCGCTTTAAATGCTGCATATAGACCGCTATCGTTATCTATCATTATTTTTCGCCTCCTTGCTTGCAGTCGATTTAATTATATCGCGTTTAACATAAATATCTCGCTATTTTCGGACATGTTTTTTATATAAGCAATTTCTGAAACAATCGTCTATACGATTTTGTGCAGTTAGTCAAAACAGTCATACAACTTTTGAATTACAAGAAGTGTTCCATAATAGCAAAAATGTATTATCAACTGCATTCTGAACACGCAATAGTAAAAACGGTGATTGGTCTATTTTGATAGCTGGGCTCAGGCCTCTGTTAACAACAAAGACCAATCAAAGTAATAATTTAATAAGTATAAAAACAGGGTATACACTTAATTTTTAAGGGGGTTACCCTGTTTTTGTTTTTTTTACTAGATTTTAGGCAAATGTAAGAGTATAATTTGGCATAATGAATATTAGTAGAAAAGTGTGAATCAGGAGGAGGTGATAATCGGATGAGACGGGTGCGATATCAGGTCGCATGTAGCCTGGATGGCTATATTGCGGGACCGAACGATGAATTTGATTGGATTACGCCGGAGCCTTCGTTCGACTTCGAGGCGCTGTATGCGCAATTCGATACGTTACTGATGGGTCGGCGTACGTACGAGATTGTACGTGCATTGGGTGAGAGCTTTCGCGGAAAGCAAGTGATCGTCGCCTCGCGGTCGCTTCGGAAAGCTGATTATCCCGACGTCGAGATCGTGAGCGAGGGCCTTGAAGCGCGAGTTAAAGAGCTTCGTGCACAACCTGGTCGTGATATCTGGCTCTACGGCGGAGGGGATCTTTTCTCCCAGCTTCTCGCCTGGAATCTGGTTGATACGGTCGAACCAGCGGTCATTCCTATCCTTCTGGGAGGTGGGGTGCAATTGCTCCCCTCGAATGGGATTCGTCGGCATTTGACCCTCGTGGGGCACCGCAACTACCCCAGTGGGATGCTTCTCCTCGAATACAAGGTGTAGCTGGCGGCTTGTTTGGTTTCATTGTCCCATTGCAAAATCAAAGATTCTAAATCTAGTTTTAGATGCTTAACCATTGCATCTATAAACGAATACAGAGAAAGGAAGGTTCAAAATAATGAAAAAATCCTTAATGTGCGGTCTAATATTAGTATTTATGTTCTTGGCTGTAAGCACCAGCGGTTTTGCTAGCGCGGCTCCAGTTGATGGTGTAGCTCCTCCATTGCAGGTGCAATTAAACGGCTCCATAGTAAATGTTCCCCCTTATATGAGTGTAATCGAAGGCCAGGTCATGGTACCATTGCGGTGGTCAGCCGATTTACTGGGAGCTACTTCGGTAGAATGGGATGCCGCCACCCGTACGGTAACTATAACGACCCCGCAGGATTTCTATAGTATGGAGAAATTCAGCGCTTATTCCAGGGCCCTAAAGTCTCCTATTGAGGACATTAACGATCAAATCCGTCCCTTGCCGGATAAGGTTAAAGACATGGGGTTACCTGAACTGCTGCCCGACCGGCATTTTGTATTGAATCTGGAAAAGTTTAGGCCGGCAAGAGAAGGACTGACCCTGCCTGCACCCAGACCTTATATAACCATCACTATTACCAGTCCGGACGGCACTTATGAACATAGCAGCGTGGCACACAGTATCGAAAACTACCAGGATCATTATTACCTGCCTATGGACTGGCTAGGATATTTATTTAATGCCCGGGTTAGTTATAATGAGGCGAGCAATATACTGTCTATTCAGAGCCCTGATCTGGAGCAAATCAAATCCGAAATTGAACGGATAGAAAATGTCCTTATTCCTCACAGTGCTGATGAAGCCATAGAATTGTGGGGTCGGGGCGAGCAAACCCGCAATGGAGCTCTGCAATACGCAGCTTTGTCACCCCAGCTGCGTCAGGAAGCAGATCAAAGCGCTTATGTTCTTCAATCTTACTGGGTTACCGGCGGTTCAAGCCCCCAGGTAGGTCCTATAAGCATAGAAAGTCGGAAGGAAATCAGCGATACTAAAGTCGAGTATACCCTCTCTTTCCCGGAAATCTCTTCTGGCCAGACCTATGCTATAGCAACCGAAAAAATGGTGGTGGAGAAGCTTCATCATAACGGCCGGGAAGGGTGGTTCATAACTGAACTGTTTCAGTCCAGCGGCTATGGGATTATTGAAGGCGAGTTCTCATTAATGGATTCCAAACACAGCGATTGGTCTATTTTGATAGCAGCCGCCCAGGCCGCTGTAAAACACTAAAGGCCAATCAAAGTAAGCCATTAGTCTGCAAGTGACTGAGCCAGGCCCACCGGCGAACTCTGATACGTCGGAATATACAACAGCATAATATGTTATATTAATATAAATCGCAATAAACCTATAGGGGACGTGCATATGACAGAATTCTGGGAATCAAGTTTTATAGAAAAACAAACCATGTGGGGGTTTGAACCTGCAGACTCCGCAATACTTGCAAAGGACTTTTTTCTTGAAAAAGGGATTAAAGACATTTTGATACCAGGCATTGGATACGGTAGAAATGCAAAGGTTTTTATTGATAATGGAATTAATGTAACAGGTATTGAGATTTCCCAAACAGCCATTGAACTATCAAGACAAAAAGGACTTGATATTAAAATCTATCATGGTTCAGTAACTGACATGCCTTTTGACAACAAGCTTTATGATGGAGTATTTTGCTATGCACTTATTCATTTATTGAGTGAAAGTAATAGAGAGAAATTAATAAAAGATTGCTATAATCAGCTAAAGTCCAACGGATATATGATTTTTACTGCTGTTTCAAAGGAAGCACCAATGTATGGAAAGGGTAAACAGCTGGGTAAAGACTACTTCGAGATAATGGAAGGCGTAAATATGTTCTTTTATGATTCTGGCTCAGTAAAAGAGGAGTTTGGAAAGTATGGGCTGATAGAAGTTTCAGAAATTAATGAGCCACATAAAAATATGGAAAATAAACCTCCATTGAAATTCATCATTGTAAAATGTAAAAAAGAACTATGAAACTTATATGGTGATTAACTGCATTTCTTATGAAATTTGCCAAAATCTTAATTTTTCTCCAAACTATTGACATAGATTCAAGGCCTATATGCGGATGGAGATCGGAACACGAACAAAAACAAATATATAGTAAATCCCTCCGGGAAAAAGGAAGGGTACTCACCCAGCAATATGTTGCCCTTCCAAATCACAGCGAACATCAAACGGGTATGGCCATCGACTTGGGACTCAATCAGCCGGACATTGACTTTATTCGTCCCCCCTTTCCATATAACGGGGTTTGCGGGATATTTCCCTTACTAAATTAACCAAATACGGATAAAGCAGAGGAGCAACTTCGTGAAATCATCTTTTATGTTGCGGATGATTCGCGAAGTGTAGATATTGCGATAAATTATCTGGACAAGATAGAAACCGCAATAAACAGATTAAAGGGTTTTCCAAGGTCGGGAAATACACCAAAATATTCAATTTTAAGAAAACAGGGATATCTAGTGCTCATTGTGGAAAGACATCTTGTCTTTTATAAAATAGATGATGAAAAAAAGACTGTAACGGTTTATGCTGTGGTAGATTCTGCCGATGAGCCGTCCTATGTTCCGGCTTTGCATTATTTATTTCTTTTAGTACCATTATATACAAAGGCTTTGGGATCCATTTTAATAAAGGTCCCTTTATCAATGCCGATATCCTTACCACAACAACACTTTATTTTATCATTTTCTTTGATTATATCACTGTAAAGTTTTTCAATCCTTGCTTTGTGGCAACGTAAAACCTCACCTTTACCAATTTTATCATACTTCCACAGTTTATTTTTACAAGAGGCACATCTAATTATTAACAAAAACTTTCTCCCCTTCGAAATTAGGTACAACTATTTCTTTAGCTGGATTTTGTCATTAGTTTAATAGAATTTTGCCAATATGACAAGACATCAGCATTTATCCAGCATTCTATTGAATTTGTAAAAAAGTAACTGGAGGTGTAATATAATCAATTAGATATCAAAAACTTTAGCGTGCTATCGGATTCGTAATGGTATATAAAATATGCAAGGGGGCTACATATGGTAGAAATCGTTGATGTGACTAAAGACAACTTAGAACAAGAACACATTTGCTGTGCAATTTCTAATAATAAGGATTGCCAGGTATTAGCAAAGAAATCTTGGCTTGCAGAGAGATTTGATGATGGTCTGGTTTTTAAAAAAGGCAATGTGCGAGGGAAATGTTTTATTGAGTATATTCCGGCGGAAAAAGCATGGGCGCCAATTGAGGCTGAAGATTACATGTATATTAATTGCTTTTGGGTTTCTGGACAGTTTAACGGGAAGGGCAACTCCAATTTGCTTTTGGACGAGTGTATTAGGGATAGCAAAGCTAAAGGAAAAAAAGGGCTTGTGGTATTGTCCTCTAAAAAGAAGATGCCATATCTCTCTGACCCCAAATATCTGCGCTACAAAGGTTTTCAATTGGCTGATTCCGCTGATCCCTATTATGAATTGCTATATTTACCTTTTAATAGTGAAATACAAAAACCACGTTTTAAAACCACTGTGAAAAATCCTAAGATTGAACAACAAGGATTTGTGCTGTATTATTCACATCAATGTCCGTTCACTGCTAAGTATGTTCCATTAATTGAGAGTGTAGCCAAGGCAAAGAACATTGCATTTAAATCGATTCGATTTGAGACTATGGAACAGGCACAGAACGCCCCTGCGCCTTTTACATCCTATAGTTTGTTTTACGACGGTGAATTTGTAACTAATGAAATTCTATCTGCCAAAAAGTTTGAAAAAACTTTATCCAATAAAGGACTGTAACTAATGGTGATTTGCTAGAAAAATTGAGCATGGCATATAACCAGGGTATTGCCCCATAATAGTTTAACTGCTCCATGGGTCATCAGTCCACCAATTTCGGTGACTAGACCTTTTATCGATACAAACAGTGGTGTCCAGCTAGGGTCGGTAAAGGGATAAGGTCGATCATTCGTTTTGTTTCTTTGGCTTTTTGTTCACCATCCGGCAACTGCTTCAAATGGAAAAAGATAATTACCAGAGCTTTTATAATTTGCTTGACAAAGGCAATGAACTGTGTTATTATAACCTGCAAATTATTAGTTTAACTTGTTGTGTTAGGGATGCCTGTTATTGTAAGGAAATAAGTTATCACAACTAAACAATTACATTAAACCTAAGAACAAGAATAGTAAAAATAACAGCTTGCATTCAGAGAGCCGCCGGTTGGTGAGAGTGCGGTTGCAAAGTTATTTTGAATGGACTTGTGAGGGAAGCCCGAAATCAAAAGAGAGTAGGCGCTTACGGGGATCCTGCCCGTTATCAGTAGGATGCATATGATGGTATGCAAAATGAGCGGGCGTAGAAATACGTCAATTTGGGTGGCACCGCAGAAGCTAAAGCTTTTGTCCCTATCTTGGGATGAAGGCTTTTTTTATATTTTTCTTTAGGCGTTTTAAAAAAATTCTTGGTAAGCAACAGGTTACCTATTTATGAGCAAAAACTAGCTAACAACTAAATAATTGTGTTAAACCTAAGAACAAGAGTAGTAAAAATAACAGCTTGCATTCAGAGAGCCGCCGGTTGGTGAGAGTGCGGTTGCAAGGTTATTTTGAATGGACTTGTGAGGGAAGCCCGAAATCAAAAGAGAGTAGGCGCTTACGGGGATCCTACCCGTTATCAGCAGGATGCATATGATGGTATGCAAAATGAGCGGGCGTAGAAATACGTCAATTTGGGTGGCACCGCAGAAGTTAAAGCTTTTGTCCCTATCTTGGGATGAAAGCTTTTTTTATATCTTCTTTAGGCGTTCTACACTGTTTAAATAAAAAGGAACTCATTTAATCAATTAAAAAGAGGTGATTATTGTGGTAACCCCTGATTACAGAGTAATCAAGCAATTGGCAAAAGAGTACAATATCATTCCAATTTGCAAGGAAATCTATGCTGACATTACAACACCAATTGCAATTTTACGAAAAATTTCCCGCATAAGCAACAGGTACTACCTACTGGAGAGCATTGAAGGCGGTGAGAAATGGGGCAGGTACTCATTTCTGGGCTTTAATCCTATCGCTCATGTAGCATGTAAAAACGGAAAGATAACCATTGTGGATAATGACAAGCAAATAGTGCATTCCCTCAAACCGCTTAAAGAACTAAGGGCATACCTCTCGCAATATAACGCCCCAAAGCTGGCAGGAATGCCACCATTTGCCGGAGGGTTTGTAGGATACTTCTCCTATAGCATGATTGGATATACAGAACCGGTATTAAAGCTCAGGAGCAGTGACTTCAATGATTTTGACCTGATGTTGTTTGACAAGGTAATTGCTTATGATCATCTAAAACAAAAGATTAGCATAGTGGTAAACGTGCGGACTGATGAGTTAGAACAAAATTACAGTAACGCCCTTGCTGATGTTGACGATGTCATTCGGATAATTACTGAACAGGCTTTGTTGCCCAAATCCAAAGTGAAAAGCAAACCTTACTTTACTTGCAATGTGTCAAAGGAAGAATACTGCAATATGGTTGATAAAACAAAGGAACATATAAAAAATGGTGATATATTTCAAGCGGTCATTTCCAGGCGGTTTGAAACGAAGCACGAGGATAGTCTTCTTAATGCTTACCGGGTTTTAAGAACAACTAACCCATCTCCATACATGGTGTTTATGCAAAACGGTGATGTTCAGTTGATCAGTACATCTCCCGAAACCCTAGTAAGGTTGCAAAATGGGATCCTTTCAACCTTTCCGATAGCTGGATCGAGGCCTCGGGGCAAAAACAGCGAGGAGGACAAAGCACTGGAAAGGGAATTGCTGGCAGATGAAAAAGAATTGGCCGAACACAACATGCTGGTTGATCTGGCAAGGAATGATTTAGGGAAAATATCAAAGTATTCCAGTGTGCATGTTGCAAACTATAAAATGGTACAGCGCTATTCAAAGATTATGCATATCACTTCTGAGGTAGAGGGATGCATTAAGGAAGGAAAGGACGCGCTGGATGCAATAGAAGCGCTTCTGCCAGCAGGGACTTTGTCCGGAGCGCCTAAGATTCGTGCATGCCAGATTATTGAAGAACTGGAAAAGGAGCCAAGGGGAATATATGGCGGAGCCATAGGCTATATAGACTTCACCGGCAATATGGACATCTGCATTGCAATACGTATGGCAGTGAAGAAGAATGACAAAGTGCATATTCAGGTGGGGGGAGGAATTGTGGCAGATAGCATTCCGGAGAAGGAATATGAAGAATCTGAAAACAAGGCCAGGGCGGTAATAGAGGCTATTATTGCAGCAAGGGAGGTGGATGAGTGATGATTTTGTTAATTGATAACTACGACAGCTTTTGCTATAACTTGGTCCAGCTTGCAGCAGCTATTAATAATGATGTTCGGGTGATTCGCAATGATGAAACGACTGTGGAAGAAGTAAAAAAAATGTGCCCTTCTCACATTATTATTTCACCAGGCCCAGGCTATCCCAAAGATGCCGGCATTTGTGAAGCGGTTATTAACCAAATGAAGGGAAAGGTTCCCATTCTTGGCATATGCCTTGGTCACCAGGCAATATGTGAGGTGTTTGGAGCTTCTATTGTACTGGCAAAGCGGTTGATGCACGGAAAGCAAAGTAACATTCATATTGCCAATGGAAGCAGCATATTCAAGGGCTTGCCACCTATAATACAGGCGGCGAGATACCACTCGCTGATAGCGCAAAGAGCGTCCCTGCCGGATGAACTTTTGGTAATTGCAGAAGATGACGGAGGGGAAGTAATGGGGGTAAAACACAGGGATTATCAAATATATGGTCTTCAATTCCATCCAGAATCTATATTGACACCACAGGGCGCTGTAATAATGAATAATTTTTTGCAAATAGGTGGTGAAGCATGTTGATAAAGGAAGCAATTAATAAATTGTTAAACAAAGAAAACCTTTCTCTTGATATGACCAAATCGGTTATGGATGAGATTATGAGCGGCAATGCCACAAACGCACAGATAGCATCATTTATTACAGCCATGAGGATGAAGGGTGAAACAATAGACGAAATCACAGCCTGTGCAATGATTATGAGAAAATATGGCACCAAACTAAAGCATCAGGGCGATGTTCTAGATATTGTCGGTACCGGGGGAGATCAGTCATATTCATTTAATATATCCACCGTTTCTTCCTTTGTAATTTCAGCGGCAGGCGTACCTGTGGCAAAGCACGGCAACAGGAGCGTATCCAGCAAATGCGGAAGCGCTGATGTGCTGGAGGCGCTGGGGGTAAAAATAGATATTCCTGTTTCAAAGAGCGAAAGAATTTTAAAAGAAATCGGAATCTGTTTCATGTTTGCTACCCACTACCATTCTTCCATGAAATACGCCGCACCTGTAAGAAAAGAACTGGGGGTACGTACCATTTTTAACATTTTGGGCCCCCTTGCAAACCCTGCCAATGCAAATTTGCAATTGCTGGGCGTGTATGATGAAAATCTGGTGGAGCCTCTTGCCAGAGTGCTTTCCAACCTCGGCCTGAAGAAAGCCATGGTGGTGCATGGACATGACGGCCTGGATGAAATATCTTTAACCACTTCATCCACGGTGTGCGAAGTAAATAATGGTTATTTGAACAGTTTCTTTTTAGATCCGCGCCAATTTGGTTTTGAATACTGCAAGCCCGAGGATTTAACTGGTGGCGGTCCGCAAGAGAATGCTGACATTGCCCGAAGAATATTAAGTGGCGAAAAAGGCCCCAAAAGGGACACAGTGTTGCTGAACTCTGCAGTTTGCCTTTATATGTTTTATGACAGCATTACCTTGAGGGAATGTGTAAAGATGGCAGCAGACATAATCGACAGTGGCAGGGCGCTGGAACAGCTAAACAACTTTGTCAGGTTATCCAATGCGGAAGATTAAGCAGAAGGTTGGTGGCAATATGATTCTTGAAACTTTGGCTGCATCCACCAAGATGCGTGTGGATGCAGCTAAAAGAAGAGTAGCCTTTGATGATTTGAAATCTCAAGTTTTTTATCAAGGAAAGGTAAAAGGCTTTTATAAACAGGCAGCTTTTGCATTTGAGAAAATACTAAAGAGTAAAGAAATTTCCTTCATATGTGAAGTAAAGAGGGCTTCTCCGTCTCAGGGGATGATAGCGCCGGCCTTTCCCTATCAAAAAATTGCTGTTGATTATGAAAAGGCCGGAGCCCATGCCATTTCGGTACTAACAGAGCCGGAGTATTTTAAAGGAAGTGATATTTATCTTAAAGAAATCAGCCAGTTGGTAAATATACCGGTGCTTCGCAAAGACTTCATTGTAGATGAGTATCAGATTTATCAATCAAAGTTGATTGGTGCCGATGCAGTATTACTAATCTGCGCTCTGCTGGATACAGATACCCTCAAGAGATATATCGGAATCTGTGATGAACTAGGTCTGACTGCTCTTGTGGAAGCCCATACCAAAGACGAAGTTAACTCCGCAATTGAGGCGGGAGCAAGGGTAATTGGGGTAAATAATCGCAATCTTAAGACCTTTGAGGTTGATATCCGCAATTGCATAACTTTGAGGGAACTGGTTCCTGAAGATACCATTTATGTGGCGGAAAGTGGTATTCAAACGCGAAATGACATCTCGGTGCTTAAAAAAGCCGGAGTAGATGCGGTTTTGATTGGAGAAGCACTGATGAAAAGTGCGGACAAAAAAGCTATGCTGTCATACCTAAGGGGCGGTAAGAATGACTAAGATTAAAATATGTGGTTTAATGCGGGAACAGGACATAGACACAGTAAATAAAGCCCTTCCGGATTACATTGGTTTTGTTTTTGCCCGGAGCAAAAGACAAATCGATGCTAACAAGGCAAAAACGCTGAAAACACGTTTGCACCCTTTTATAAAGGCAGTGGGGGTTTTTGTCAATGAAGAAATCGATAATGTCGTTAAGCTTTGCAACTCCCAGGTGATTGATATAATTCAGCTCCACGGCGATGAAAGTGAGGATTATATAAGGAAACTAAAAAATTGTGTTTCAAATAAAATTATCAAGGCAATCAGAGTGAAGGGTTTGGAAGACATAAAAAGAGCGATGAAATTTTCCTGTGACTACTTGCTATTTGATGCCTACCATGAAGGGATATATGGGGGCAGCGGTAACACCTTTGACTGGTCTATCATCTCTAATGATATAAACAAACCGTATTTTCTGGCGGGAGGTATTAATTCCGCCAATATAGTGCAGGCGATTGCACAACACAGCCCTTACTGCATTGATATAAGCAGCGGAGTAGAGACCCATGGGTATAAAGATCCACAGAAGATAATGGATATTGTAGCGAGGGCAAAGCAAAATCATGTAATTGGAAAAGGATGATGCATATGTCAAATGGAAGATTCGGAATCTATGGTGGCCAATATATTCCGGAGACACTGATGAATGCTGTTATTGAGCTTGCAGAGGCATATGACCGTTTTAAAGATGATCCAGAATTCAAGACAAAGCTTGACTGTCTTCTGCAGAATTATGCCAGCAGGCCTTCCCTGTTATATTTTGCTGAAAAAATGACCAAAGACCTGGGCGGGGCCAAAATTTATCTCAAAAGGGAGGACCTTAACCACACGGGTTCCCATAAGATCAACAATGTGTTGGGGCAGGTGCTCTTGGCAAAATCTATGGGCAAAACCCGTGTGATTGCTGAGACGGGAGCTGGACAGCATGGTGTTGCTACAGCAACCGCTGCTTCGCTTATGGGTATGGAATGTGAAATATTCATGGGCAAGGAGGACACCGACCGTCAGGCACTTAATGTTTACCGTATGAAGTTACTGGGTGCAAAAGTGCATGTGGTGACGAGCGGTACCCAAAGGCTGAAGGATGCGGTGAATGAAACCCTACGGGAGTGGAGCAGGCGTGTTGATGATACTCATTATGTACTGGGTTCTGTAATGGGGCCTCATCCCTTCCCTACCATTGTTCGCGATTTTCAAAGCGTTATTGGGCGGGAAGTGAAAAAACAAATATTAGAAATAGAAGGCAGGCTACCCGATGTATTGGTGGCATGTGTTGGCGGAGGAAGCAATGCCATAGGCCTTTTTTATGATTTTATTGACGAGCCAAATGTCCGCCTTATTGGCTGCGAGGCTGCCGGTCATGGCATTCATACCCAAAAGACGGCTGCCACAATGACAATTGGAAGGGTAGGTATTTTCCATGGCATGAAGTCATATTTTTGCCAGGATGAGTACGGGCAGATTGCTCCAGTCTATTCCATTTCAGCCGGCCTTGATTATCCGGGGGTAGGCCCCGAACATGCTTACCTACATGACATTGGTAGGGCAAAGTATGTACCGGTTTCTGACGATGAAGCTATAGAAGCCTTTGAATACTTGGCCGGTGTAGAAGGAATTATTCCAGCAATTGAAAGCGCCCATGCGGTTGCTTACGCTAAAAAACTGGCACCTGCAATGAGACCGGAGCAAATTATAGTGGTTGGCCTTTCGGGCAGAGGGGATAAAGATGTTGCCTCAATAGCACGCTACAGGGGGGTGCAGATCTATGAATAGGCTCCAACAGGTATTTGCCAATGGAAAAGCCTTTATTCCGTTTATAACTGCAGGTGATCCTTCGTTAGAAATAACTGAGCAATTGGTGCTTGGTATGGCAGAGGCCGGTGCTGACTTAATTGAGTTGGGTATACCATTTTCTGATCCGGTTGCCGAAGGACAGGTGATTCAGCATGCTAATATCCGTGCTTTAACTGCTGGCGTATCGGTGGACAAAATATTTGACATGCTCAAGCAAATTCGCAAGACATGTAATGTACCGATAGCTTTTATGACCTACACCAATCCGGTATTCGCATATGGTGCCGACAGGTTTTTGCAATATTGCCAGGCTACTGGTGTTGATGCGCTGATCGTTCCTGACCTGCCCTTTGAAGAAAAAGGGGAACTGATGCCATTCTGTTTGCAATATGGAGTTAGCTTAATTTCATTGATTGCGCCTAGCTCCAACAACCGTATCCGCATGATTGCTAAGGAAGCACAGGGGTTTGTTTATTGTGTATCCTCCATGGGGGTAACCGGTGTGCGACAGGACATCGGCAATGATGCACGGCAAATGGTAAAGCTCGTAAAGGAAGTTAATGATATTCCATGCGCAGTAGGTTTTGGCATTTCAACTGCGGAACAGGCAGCGACAATGGCTGAGTTTTCCGATGGCGTAATTGTGGGAAGCGCCATTGTGAAAATTGTGGAGCAATATGGCGCCCGATCTGTACCCCATGTTGTAGAATATGTACGCATAATGAAAAAGGCAGTCCGTAAAGGACTTTAACATCACAGAATAGCAGTGGCCCAGGCGCATTGGTTAAAAATTATGTTTAGTTTTTGTTGAATAAAAACTGTTGCTTAACCCACTATTTTTGTGTTACAAATGAATCAATTACTCTATGCCGGGGGGAATATCTTATATAATGAATGACGAAAAGGCGAGAATACTTACTCTGGTAGAAACAGGGAAAGTCACTGCTGCCGAAGGATTAGAATTAATTAAGGCCTTTGAAGCAGAAACAACTAATAATGATGAAAACAGTCAAGTGTTAATGTCCCGCAATGTAGCTAAAACATTACATGTGCGGGTTGAAGGGGATAAAGTTAAAAAGGCAAATATCAGCTTTCCATTAAACCTAATCAAAGCGGCGTCTAAATTTATGGGCATTGGCATGAACTTCATCCCCAAAGAAATCCGCATGGAATTAGAAAGCAAAGGTATTGACCTAAGCCAGCTGGACTTTGAAGAGCTAATTAAATTAATAGACCAAGGCTTAATCGTGGATAAACTGGTGGATATTGATGTGAACGATCCGGAAAAGGGGTTAATTAAAATAAAAGTATATGTGGAATAAGTGTTTTGTTATTATAAAATTAGAGTGCCGATGGCACTCTAATTTTATTTGGAGGGAAGGAGAATGACCATGACCAATCAACGGAGACTTTTTATAGCAGTTAATCTGCCCACTGACGTAAAAGGACAGTTACACCAACTACAACGTCAGCTTTATGTACTGGGTGGTGGTATTAA
The sequence above is a segment of the Peptococcaceae bacterium 1198_IL3148 genome. Coding sequences within it:
- the trpD gene encoding anthranilate phosphoribosyltransferase; translated protein: MIKEAINKLLNKENLSLDMTKSVMDEIMSGNATNAQIASFITAMRMKGETIDEITACAMIMRKYGTKLKHQGDVLDIVGTGGDQSYSFNISTVSSFVISAAGVPVAKHGNRSVSSKCGSADVLEALGVKIDIPVSKSERILKEIGICFMFATHYHSSMKYAAPVRKELGVRTIFNILGPLANPANANLQLLGVYDENLVEPLARVLSNLGLKKAMVVHGHDGLDEISLTTSSTVCEVNNGYLNSFFLDPRQFGFEYCKPEDLTGGGPQENADIARRILSGEKGPKRDTVLLNSAVCLYMFYDSITLRECVKMAADIIDSGRALEQLNNFVRLSNAED
- the trpA gene encoding tryptophan synthase subunit alpha — protein: MNRLQQVFANGKAFIPFITAGDPSLEITEQLVLGMAEAGADLIELGIPFSDPVAEGQVIQHANIRALTAGVSVDKIFDMLKQIRKTCNVPIAFMTYTNPVFAYGADRFLQYCQATGVDALIVPDLPFEEKGELMPFCLQYGVSLISLIAPSSNNRIRMIAKEAQGFVYCVSSMGVTGVRQDIGNDARQMVKLVKEVNDIPCAVGFGISTAEQAATMAEFSDGVIVGSAIVKIVEQYGARSVPHVVEYVRIMKKAVRKGL
- the trpC gene encoding indole-3-glycerol phosphate synthase TrpC codes for the protein MILETLAASTKMRVDAAKRRVAFDDLKSQVFYQGKVKGFYKQAAFAFEKILKSKEISFICEVKRASPSQGMIAPAFPYQKIAVDYEKAGAHAISVLTEPEYFKGSDIYLKEISQLVNIPVLRKDFIVDEYQIYQSKLIGADAVLLICALLDTDTLKRYIGICDELGLTALVEAHTKDEVNSAIEAGARVIGVNNRNLKTFEVDIRNCITLRELVPEDTIYVAESGIQTRNDISVLKKAGVDAVLIGEALMKSADKKAMLSYLRGGKND
- the trpB gene encoding tryptophan synthase subunit beta; amino-acid sequence: MSNGRFGIYGGQYIPETLMNAVIELAEAYDRFKDDPEFKTKLDCLLQNYASRPSLLYFAEKMTKDLGGAKIYLKREDLNHTGSHKINNVLGQVLLAKSMGKTRVIAETGAGQHGVATATAASLMGMECEIFMGKEDTDRQALNVYRMKLLGAKVHVVTSGTQRLKDAVNETLREWSRRVDDTHYVLGSVMGPHPFPTIVRDFQSVIGREVKKQILEIEGRLPDVLVACVGGGSNAIGLFYDFIDEPNVRLIGCEAAGHGIHTQKTAATMTIGRVGIFHGMKSYFCQDEYGQIAPVYSISAGLDYPGVGPEHAYLHDIGRAKYVPVSDDEAIEAFEYLAGVEGIIPAIESAHAVAYAKKLAPAMRPEQIIVVGLSGRGDKDVASIARYRGVQIYE
- a CDS encoding phosphoribosylanthranilate isomerase, whose amino-acid sequence is MTKIKICGLMREQDIDTVNKALPDYIGFVFARSKRQIDANKAKTLKTRLHPFIKAVGVFVNEEIDNVVKLCNSQVIDIIQLHGDESEDYIRKLKNCVSNKIIKAIRVKGLEDIKRAMKFSCDYLLFDAYHEGIYGGSGNTFDWSIISNDINKPYFLAGGINSANIVQAIAQHSPYCIDISSGVETHGYKDPQKIMDIVARAKQNHVIGKG